Proteins encoded by one window of Streptobacillus felis:
- a CDS encoding RNA-binding S4 domain-containing protein: MEIKISTEYIKLDQLLKFANLVENGSSAKEIILEGRVLVDGEVEVRRGRKIYSGMIVEFEGERVEVK, encoded by the coding sequence ATGGAAATAAAGATAAGTACGGAATATATTAAACTTGACCAATTATTAAAATTTGCAAATCTTGTTGAAAATGGCTCTAGTGCTAAAGAAATTATACTTGAAGGTCGAGTTTTAGTAGATGGTGAAGTTGAAGTAAGACGTGGAAGAAAAATATATAGCGGTATGATAGTAGAATTTGAAGGAGAAAGAGTAGAAGTCAAATGA